A single window of Polyangiaceae bacterium DNA harbors:
- a CDS encoding sigma-70 family RNA polymerase sigma factor, translating into MSNGTTHHWVMVALERYEQPLLRYASAIVGQSLANDVVQDTFLRLCKQERSEVEPHLRAWLFKVCRNRAFDMRRDKRHTESVAEMDDVMQTDQSLPSDAFERKEAMQRVMGALDTLPEKQREAVLLKFSGDLSYQEIADVLGTSVSNVGVLLHTALKSLRQSIDKKDKSAGGNIR; encoded by the coding sequence ATGTCGAATGGCACGACGCATCATTGGGTCATGGTCGCCCTCGAGCGATACGAGCAGCCGCTTTTGCGTTATGCGTCGGCGATCGTGGGGCAAAGCTTGGCAAACGACGTAGTTCAGGACACGTTTTTGCGCCTTTGCAAGCAAGAGCGCAGCGAGGTCGAGCCTCATTTGCGCGCCTGGCTGTTCAAGGTGTGTCGGAATCGGGCATTCGACATGCGGCGGGACAAACGCCACACCGAATCGGTGGCGGAAATGGATGATGTCATGCAAACCGATCAATCTCTCCCATCGGATGCATTCGAGCGTAAAGAAGCAATGCAGCGTGTGATGGGCGCGCTCGATACGCTTCCCGAAAAGCAGCGCGAGGCTGTGCTATTGAAGTTCAGCGGGGATCTCAGTTATCAAGAAATCGCGGATGTGCTGGGCACGAGTGTTTCCAACGTGGGGGTGCTTTTGCACACGGCATTGAAGAGTTTGCGTCAAAGCATCGACAAGAAGGACAAGAGCGCTGGAGGGAACATCCGATGA
- a CDS encoding PQQ-binding-like beta-propeller repeat protein gives MRSMGTVLGLVAAAVGIVDASVARADTWPITRHDAARTGASAGTVPVDQPFVTWRAYMGGRPVAQTVQFGIGDQSTMVAAVGGRFIVKNAMTQATLWKSDMLGVGAVEAIADLDGDDNLEVIVRAETRAHVLDGKTGALLWSSAPDAFRTPAAVRVVDLDGNGLPDVYVDECTTCAKQGTMSAGAYSFASGFAAPKTLWERALNASPSPVNSGSDAIVDLDEDGLAEVVLTSSDKVLVVRGSDGSPIATLALPSQDKNPFPHARVLAAEIDGLPGKELVIVQPSGQVATSAGPAGITVFRLNPKTGTNTLLYRRVADGYDESMVAQVDVVSDLDGNGIDEVIFSHRNASNGVFTTEILSGPSGTSVTTLTGARFEGAANLDGLPGAEVVLASQNGLSIHKLDAGQFVALAGPIPDVRVHRMPDKNAQRSGQLEFRLGVLERPGKRPALLVGKPSSQIPYADLADVGSFLDIRGLALSSAGVDDVGKHVPLVGEITGVIPAGGATRPYPQIAIGTTAGTVILLSQSFQGTNGIVFAGGKATGSIIGGAMQPNTGARGGPLIGRDEEGPFVVLPGSPIGLYVGDARFASLILPPLPRWIAARMGAPSILDLGAFGHVVVGVDGQSLVARRSSTGVVLNEVDLGLGAPHATPLPLSIASTSVPLVGIDWRVEGVQVVQKAVDFSKNALVWQGKPLPYGGFFASSVADLDEDGTDEWYSMNDGLNRRDAKTGDVKTVAGEGMGYSLPMAASFAPDGEKALLLQGGGLPPKLLDASLKKVWQSPSAEPVNGMGGARVLCGAATRFVTPSVLSPTLRAYDGATGALVAERALAGGVAYSSIALATLAGKQPGVLSNATSVAKLGQGNGAVLVGSSDGYLYAVDACTLDLRWSKFLGGSVSEPIVGDTDGDAGDEIVVSVADGYIVNIDVPRLSPTDGITFVGPKNGNAPIVISPGQDVTISFGQVSGATSYEYALVGPENEALWSPAHRDVATNQVTVNLDGVLASRPYRIAVRAKGPAGSSPEAFSETIVVEDRNAPTLTATATAHDDTVVVSMKAQDDLALDHFIVWMRDAENAESPLLVAGEALLDGPSAEIEPAFVVPVELWGKNVGIRVDVLDSAGNSAQSTFNAKINKSGHVVGVSVDESVFDDEPLSFGGCRASGNGPANAGAALVIGFALALARRARRRRC, from the coding sequence ATGAGATCGATGGGAACTGTGCTGGGTTTGGTCGCGGCGGCAGTGGGAATCGTCGATGCGAGCGTCGCGCGCGCGGATACGTGGCCGATAACGCGTCATGACGCGGCTCGCACGGGGGCTTCTGCGGGGACGGTTCCCGTGGATCAGCCTTTCGTGACGTGGAGGGCGTACATGGGCGGACGTCCGGTGGCGCAAACGGTGCAATTCGGCATTGGCGACCAATCGACGATGGTGGCCGCGGTCGGCGGGCGGTTCATCGTGAAAAACGCAATGACGCAAGCGACGCTTTGGAAGAGCGATATGCTCGGCGTGGGTGCGGTCGAAGCCATTGCGGACCTGGATGGAGACGACAACCTCGAAGTCATCGTGCGCGCGGAGACACGTGCTCATGTTTTGGATGGTAAAACCGGAGCGCTTCTGTGGAGCTCGGCGCCCGATGCATTTCGAACGCCCGCGGCGGTTCGCGTCGTCGATCTCGATGGTAATGGGCTGCCCGACGTGTACGTCGACGAATGTACGACATGTGCGAAACAAGGCACCATGAGCGCCGGCGCATATTCGTTTGCGTCCGGTTTCGCGGCCCCGAAGACGCTTTGGGAACGCGCTCTGAATGCGTCACCATCGCCCGTCAATTCGGGCAGCGATGCCATCGTCGACCTCGATGAAGATGGATTGGCGGAAGTGGTTTTGACCTCGTCCGACAAAGTGCTCGTCGTTCGGGGTTCGGATGGTTCGCCCATTGCAACGCTTGCTCTTCCGTCGCAAGACAAAAACCCATTCCCCCATGCTCGCGTGCTTGCTGCCGAAATCGACGGTTTGCCCGGGAAAGAGCTCGTGATCGTGCAGCCATCGGGTCAAGTTGCAACGAGCGCCGGGCCGGCGGGCATCACGGTTTTTCGGCTGAATCCAAAGACCGGCACGAATACGCTGCTTTACCGCCGAGTTGCGGATGGATACGACGAGAGCATGGTGGCTCAAGTGGACGTCGTGTCGGATTTGGACGGCAATGGCATCGACGAGGTCATCTTTTCGCATCGAAATGCTTCGAACGGCGTTTTCACGACGGAGATCCTGAGCGGCCCGAGCGGTACGTCCGTGACCACGTTGACGGGTGCTCGTTTCGAGGGCGCCGCGAACCTCGATGGATTGCCCGGCGCCGAAGTCGTGCTCGCATCGCAGAATGGTTTGTCGATACATAAGCTCGACGCGGGGCAATTCGTGGCGCTGGCGGGGCCGATTCCTGACGTGCGCGTGCACCGGATGCCAGACAAAAATGCGCAAAGAAGCGGACAACTCGAATTTCGCCTCGGGGTGCTCGAGCGACCAGGGAAGCGTCCCGCGCTTCTCGTGGGAAAACCCAGTTCGCAAATTCCTTATGCCGATCTCGCCGATGTCGGCAGTTTTCTCGATATTCGAGGTTTGGCGCTCAGCTCTGCGGGTGTGGACGACGTAGGGAAACACGTGCCGCTCGTCGGTGAAATCACGGGCGTCATACCGGCGGGTGGGGCGACGCGACCGTATCCACAAATCGCCATTGGTACGACGGCAGGGACCGTGATTCTGCTCAGCCAATCGTTTCAAGGAACGAACGGAATCGTATTTGCCGGCGGCAAAGCAACGGGTTCGATCATTGGCGGGGCAATGCAGCCGAATACGGGCGCAAGGGGTGGGCCGCTGATTGGTCGTGATGAAGAAGGGCCATTCGTCGTGCTTCCGGGTTCTCCCATTGGTTTGTACGTAGGCGATGCTCGATTCGCGTCGCTCATTCTGCCGCCGCTGCCGCGGTGGATAGCGGCGCGAATGGGCGCTCCGAGCATCCTCGATTTGGGGGCGTTCGGTCATGTCGTCGTGGGCGTGGATGGCCAATCGCTCGTTGCGCGTCGTTCTTCGACGGGCGTCGTTTTGAACGAAGTGGACCTCGGCCTTGGAGCACCTCACGCAACGCCTTTGCCGCTTTCGATTGCCAGTACCAGCGTTCCGCTCGTGGGGATCGATTGGCGCGTCGAGGGCGTGCAGGTCGTGCAGAAAGCGGTCGACTTCTCGAAGAATGCGCTGGTTTGGCAAGGGAAACCATTGCCATACGGAGGTTTCTTTGCTTCGAGCGTCGCGGACCTCGACGAAGACGGCACGGACGAATGGTATTCGATGAACGATGGGTTGAATCGTCGCGATGCGAAGACTGGCGACGTGAAGACGGTTGCGGGCGAAGGTATGGGGTATTCGTTGCCGATGGCGGCATCGTTCGCTCCTGATGGCGAAAAGGCGCTTCTCCTTCAAGGTGGCGGACTCCCGCCCAAGCTGCTCGATGCATCGTTGAAAAAGGTATGGCAATCGCCCTCTGCGGAACCCGTCAATGGAATGGGTGGTGCGCGCGTGCTTTGCGGCGCGGCAACGCGGTTTGTCACTCCATCCGTTCTATCTCCGACGCTGCGAGCCTACGATGGCGCGACCGGAGCGCTCGTTGCGGAGCGGGCGCTCGCTGGTGGTGTCGCGTATTCATCGATTGCGCTCGCTACGCTTGCCGGTAAGCAACCTGGCGTTCTGTCCAATGCGACATCGGTAGCAAAACTTGGACAAGGCAATGGCGCCGTGCTCGTTGGATCCAGCGATGGCTACCTTTATGCGGTCGATGCCTGCACGCTCGATTTGCGCTGGAGCAAATTCCTCGGCGGGTCGGTATCCGAGCCTATCGTCGGCGACACGGATGGCGATGCGGGTGATGAAATCGTCGTGAGCGTCGCGGATGGGTACATCGTCAACATCGATGTGCCGCGCCTCTCGCCGACGGACGGGATTACGTTCGTGGGGCCGAAAAACGGGAATGCTCCCATCGTCATTTCCCCTGGACAAGACGTCACCATTTCATTCGGGCAAGTTTCGGGAGCGACTTCGTATGAATATGCGCTCGTGGGTCCTGAAAACGAAGCTTTGTGGTCACCGGCTCACCGGGATGTTGCGACCAATCAGGTCACGGTGAATCTCGACGGCGTGCTCGCATCGCGTCCGTATCGCATTGCGGTGCGCGCAAAAGGGCCTGCTGGCTCGAGCCCCGAAGCATTCTCCGAAACCATCGTCGTGGAAGATCGGAATGCGCCTACGCTGACGGCGACTGCAACGGCGCACGACGATACCGTGGTGGTATCGATGAAGGCGCAAGACGACCTGGCGCTCGATCACTTCATCGTTTGGATGCGCGACGCGGAAAATGCTGAAAGTCCTTTGCTCGTGGCGGGTGAAGCGCTGCTCGACGGCCCGTCGGCCGAAATCGAGCCAGCCTTTGTGGTTCCCGTCGAATTGTGGGGCAAGAACGTAGGCATCCGCGTGGACGTGCTCGACTCTGCGGGAAATTCGGCGCAATCGACGTTCAACGCGAAAATCAACAAGAGCGGGCACGTCGTTGGCGTTTCCGTCGACGAATCGGTTTTTGATGACGAACCCCTCTCGTTTGGCGGTTGCCGAGCCTCTGGGAATGGTCCCGCAAACGCAGGCGCAGCGCTCGTAATCGGATTTGCGCTGGCGCTAGCTCGTCGCGCACGTCGTCGCAGGTGCTAG
- a CDS encoding GMC family oxidoreductase — MQRISQPLTHLRGSYEVIVVGSGYGGGIAASRFARAGRKVCVLERGREHLPGDFPDTEVAALREFQMNGPMHDFGSKTGLYELHVDKDITVVKGCGLGGTSLINANVALRADPRVFEDLRWPAEFRADIRGGLEEGYERAEAMLQPRTYPRTRPELKKVSHLRGCAEHLGEKFHLTPINVTFESGMNHVGIEQKACNDCGDCATGCNHGAKNTTRMNYLPDAWNHGAEIFCEVDVVSIRRVGDRWLVIVRPLEVGRELFDAPAIHIFADIVVLGAGTLGSTEILLRSAEAGLSVSRLLGERFTGNGDVLGFSYNGEVAIHATGYGDHDPSGHEPVGPCITSFIDARDGRPLADGMIAEDGTVPGAIGSFTARILATEALVQGKTSSGDFGTTVKREARELETTVRGPQHGAMNHTQTFLVMAHDGDNGHMQLESGRLRIHWPGVGKRPIIEKANDMLAKATETTRGIYLRNPIWNKLFGQPLITVHPLGGCCMGDNAQTGVVDHKGQVFDGNGATTVHPGLYVMDGSIIPTSVGVNPLLTISAVAERCADLAIRQHGFSASYELPSRPREDVPPPKVGVRFTETMKGHFSKGTLDYKAADEAGKLDGHAMRFVLTIQADDLEALLVNEHYQSNMVGSVEADMLSPEPLTVTDGKFTLFVRNPEQPGVKNMIYRMGLSARDGTEYWFEGFKVIRDDPGIDIWPDTTTLYVTVWQGRSNAGPLVGRGILYIAPEDFIKQLTTTKITNAPSKVTEAKDLVRFGMHFMGELWKTYGLHLVREAI, encoded by the coding sequence ATGCAACGAATTTCTCAACCCCTGACGCACCTTCGAGGCTCTTACGAAGTGATCGTCGTAGGGAGCGGTTATGGTGGAGGTATTGCAGCGAGCCGCTTCGCACGAGCAGGGCGCAAAGTGTGTGTGCTCGAACGCGGGCGCGAACATTTGCCTGGTGATTTCCCCGACACGGAAGTCGCAGCGCTTCGCGAATTTCAGATGAATGGCCCCATGCACGATTTCGGGTCGAAAACCGGGCTTTATGAATTGCACGTCGACAAAGACATTACGGTCGTGAAGGGTTGTGGGCTCGGCGGAACGTCGCTCATCAATGCGAACGTGGCCTTGCGAGCGGATCCGCGCGTATTCGAGGATTTGCGGTGGCCGGCGGAGTTTCGTGCGGACATTCGTGGAGGTCTCGAGGAGGGTTACGAGCGTGCCGAAGCGATGCTCCAGCCACGGACCTATCCGCGCACTCGTCCGGAGCTCAAAAAGGTATCGCATTTGCGCGGCTGCGCTGAACACTTGGGCGAAAAGTTCCATTTGACGCCCATCAACGTCACGTTCGAGTCGGGCATGAACCATGTGGGGATTGAACAAAAGGCGTGCAACGATTGCGGCGATTGCGCCACCGGATGCAATCACGGCGCGAAAAACACCACGCGAATGAATTACCTGCCGGATGCATGGAATCACGGCGCCGAGATTTTTTGCGAAGTGGACGTCGTATCCATTCGCCGCGTAGGCGACCGCTGGCTCGTCATCGTGCGGCCATTGGAAGTCGGGCGCGAGCTTTTCGATGCCCCGGCCATTCATATTTTCGCCGATATCGTGGTGCTCGGCGCCGGGACGCTCGGTTCGACCGAAATCCTCCTCCGCTCGGCCGAAGCGGGTCTTTCCGTATCGCGTCTTTTGGGCGAGCGATTCACCGGCAATGGCGACGTCCTGGGCTTCAGCTACAATGGTGAAGTCGCCATCCATGCAACCGGCTACGGCGATCATGACCCGTCGGGCCACGAACCCGTCGGTCCCTGCATTACGTCATTCATCGATGCGCGCGACGGCCGGCCGCTTGCCGACGGCATGATTGCGGAGGACGGTACGGTGCCGGGCGCCATTGGATCGTTTACGGCAAGAATCCTCGCGACCGAAGCGCTCGTGCAGGGCAAAACATCGAGCGGCGATTTCGGTACCACCGTAAAACGCGAAGCCCGAGAGCTCGAAACCACCGTTCGAGGACCGCAGCATGGCGCGATGAATCATACGCAAACGTTCCTCGTCATGGCGCACGACGGCGACAATGGACACATGCAGCTCGAAAGTGGCCGCCTGCGTATTCATTGGCCCGGTGTCGGAAAGCGACCCATCATCGAAAAAGCCAATGACATGCTGGCGAAAGCCACCGAAACGACGCGAGGAATCTACCTTCGGAATCCAATCTGGAACAAACTTTTCGGTCAACCGCTCATCACCGTTCACCCTCTCGGCGGATGCTGCATGGGCGACAATGCGCAAACGGGCGTCGTCGACCACAAGGGCCAGGTTTTTGATGGCAATGGCGCCACGACGGTGCACCCCGGCCTTTACGTGATGGATGGTTCGATTATTCCCACGTCCGTGGGCGTCAATCCATTGCTAACGATATCGGCGGTCGCCGAACGATGCGCGGATCTCGCCATTCGCCAGCACGGCTTTTCCGCATCGTACGAATTGCCGTCGCGCCCGCGGGAAGACGTCCCACCGCCCAAGGTCGGCGTACGTTTCACCGAAACCATGAAGGGACATTTCAGCAAAGGAACCCTCGATTACAAGGCCGCGGACGAAGCAGGCAAATTGGACGGCCACGCAATGCGGTTCGTCCTGACAATCCAGGCGGACGATCTCGAAGCGCTCCTGGTGAACGAGCACTACCAATCGAACATGGTGGGCAGCGTCGAAGCCGATATGCTATCGCCCGAACCGCTCACGGTCACGGATGGTAAGTTTACGCTGTTCGTGCGGAATCCCGAACAACCCGGCGTAAAAAACATGATTTACCGCATGGGCCTCTCTGCGCGCGACGGGACGGAGTACTGGTTCGAAGGCTTCAAGGTGATTCGAGACGATCCGGGAATCGACATCTGGCCGGACACGACGACGCTCTACGTGACGGTTTGGCAGGGAAGAAGCAATGCGGGGCCGCTCGTGGGACGCGGTATTCTCTACATTGCTCCCGAAGACTTCATCAAACAGCTCACGACGACGAAAATCACGAATGCGCCCAGCAAAGTCACCGAAGCCAAGGACCTTGTGCGTTTCGGCATGCATTTCATGGGCGAGCTTTGGAAGACCTACGGGCTGCACCTGGTGCGCGAAGCGATTTGA
- a CDS encoding PAS domain S-box protein: MAFSADAFFNDSREPLFSLSLASQGGTLVAANPAFLRLVGRNLEEMLGTPFASFVTEQSQQSLQSAMAAARTGQRARFHVMVRNQDETEHALEANGTPSDELFHCVGRRVLWVGDTATGHVSRDVLFQNVVRGVLDALGPRQVMVTRGVDWPVTRAEVLAGWVDGHALEPFAYDVAGMPCQNVMYGEVVTYARGLREVFPNVAMLEAIHAESYFGVPVRDEVGAILGSICVVDDKPMLESNHGQILAVLQSASRAASRAMARMRAESLLAMGIDSSASLLEGSSLFHAVTRQTALAMQVDMVFASEYEDPPTHARLLSMWDGTNHVEGIRYPVENTPCGIVARGEICQIPRGSSDVFPGNPTMEKTQSVIAVPVLDSRGKTIGVMTIAHSRPMDAVEERALSLRLFAGRVAAEIERMRSAKVAAESDARFRLLVEHAADMLFVHERDGTILECNRAAGRELLVPSEDLIAKNLADIRQGVTAEDIARDGELLEAGEPRTFDAVFRRSDGTTFPAEVRTVLFEHAGKQIAISSARDVTEQKRAAALLEAALAAMSTPIIEVWEKTVALPVIGMVDRERAARMMSTLLDTITQKQAEFAILDLTGVTTVDAETANHLLDIARAASLLGSDCLVSGISPAVARTLVDLGSTETSTFRTFATLEAALRHALGQRGVRISKRA; this comes from the coding sequence ATGGCTTTCTCCGCGGACGCATTTTTCAACGATTCTCGAGAGCCGCTCTTCTCGTTGTCGCTGGCATCACAAGGGGGCACGTTGGTTGCGGCAAATCCGGCGTTCCTTCGCCTTGTAGGGCGTAACCTCGAAGAGATGCTGGGGACGCCGTTTGCCTCGTTCGTCACGGAACAATCGCAACAATCGCTTCAGTCGGCGATGGCGGCAGCGCGAACGGGGCAGCGCGCGCGATTTCACGTGATGGTGCGCAACCAAGATGAAACGGAACATGCCCTGGAAGCAAACGGTACACCCTCGGACGAACTTTTTCATTGTGTTGGGCGTCGAGTCTTATGGGTAGGTGATACGGCTACGGGACACGTATCGCGCGATGTGCTCTTTCAGAATGTGGTGCGGGGCGTCTTGGATGCGCTCGGGCCGCGACAAGTCATGGTGACGCGTGGTGTTGATTGGCCCGTGACGCGTGCCGAGGTGCTTGCGGGGTGGGTGGATGGGCACGCGCTCGAGCCATTCGCTTACGATGTGGCGGGTATGCCGTGTCAAAACGTCATGTATGGCGAGGTGGTCACGTATGCACGCGGTTTGCGTGAGGTTTTCCCGAACGTCGCAATGCTCGAAGCGATTCATGCGGAGAGCTATTTTGGCGTGCCGGTAAGGGACGAGGTCGGTGCGATTTTGGGGAGCATATGCGTCGTCGACGACAAACCCATGCTCGAATCGAACCACGGACAAATCTTGGCCGTGCTCCAGTCTGCCAGCCGTGCTGCATCGCGTGCGATGGCCAGAATGCGTGCCGAATCGCTCCTCGCGATGGGGATCGATTCTTCAGCGTCACTTCTCGAAGGCTCGTCGCTTTTTCACGCCGTGACGCGACAAACGGCGCTCGCAATGCAAGTCGACATGGTGTTTGCAAGCGAATACGAGGATCCACCAACGCATGCACGATTGTTGTCGATGTGGGACGGGACGAACCATGTCGAGGGCATTCGTTATCCGGTTGAAAACACGCCCTGCGGGATCGTTGCGCGCGGCGAGATCTGCCAAATTCCTCGCGGCTCGAGTGATGTTTTTCCTGGAAATCCAACGATGGAGAAAACGCAAAGCGTCATTGCCGTTCCGGTGCTCGATTCCCGAGGTAAAACCATCGGGGTCATGACGATTGCGCATTCACGTCCCATGGACGCCGTCGAAGAGCGAGCGCTTTCGCTGCGGTTATTTGCAGGTCGCGTCGCAGCCGAAATCGAACGAATGCGCTCGGCAAAGGTGGCGGCCGAGAGCGACGCTCGTTTTCGATTGCTCGTGGAACATGCGGCGGACATGCTTTTCGTGCACGAAAGAGACGGGACGATTCTCGAATGCAATCGAGCTGCGGGGCGTGAATTGCTCGTTCCTTCGGAAGATTTGATTGCGAAAAATTTGGCGGATATTCGTCAAGGCGTGACGGCCGAAGACATCGCGCGAGATGGTGAGCTTCTCGAAGCGGGGGAGCCGCGGACGTTCGATGCAGTGTTTCGGCGTTCGGACGGGACGACGTTTCCGGCCGAGGTGCGGACGGTGCTCTTCGAACACGCGGGCAAGCAGATTGCCATTTCATCGGCGCGTGACGTGACCGAGCAAAAACGTGCGGCAGCGCTGCTCGAGGCGGCGCTGGCGGCCATGTCGACGCCGATCATCGAAGTGTGGGAAAAAACGGTGGCATTGCCCGTCATTGGGATGGTGGATCGCGAGCGGGCCGCGCGCATGATGTCCACGTTGCTCGACACGATTACGCAAAAGCAGGCTGAATTCGCCATTCTCGATTTGACGGGCGTCACGACCGTCGATGCGGAAACGGCGAATCATCTGCTCGACATCGCTCGCGCCGCGTCCCTTCTCGGCAGCGATTGCCTCGTTTCGGGCATTTCACCCGCAGTCGCTCGGACGCTCGTGGACTTGGGGTCGACCGAAACGTCGACGTTCCGCACCTTCGCAACGCTCGAAGCAGCCCTACGGCATGCGCTTGGGCAACGAGGCGTGCGCATATCGAAACGAGCTTGA
- a CDS encoding isoprenylcysteine carboxylmethyltransferase family protein: MRQTQAAPAPAESDAKLAVRAILRVLILIALCTAGGLYGYWYAWLFLGLTLVVLAVNVTVMRLRNPGLLRQRLKPDRPTKKWDRQFMIVGFVASIGIFVVAPLDFFLIHGPNVPLAFVIAGAVLYLGGNGFIAWVMGENPFLERTVRIQEERHQVVITTGPYAIVRHPMYTGLLVASAGWPLVLGSWWAFLPVLVMDVAFVVRTYHEDRTLHDELPGYREYAQKTRYRLLPGVW, encoded by the coding sequence ATGAGGCAGACTCAGGCCGCGCCTGCACCAGCCGAATCGGACGCGAAACTCGCCGTTCGCGCCATCCTGCGTGTGCTCATCCTCATTGCCCTGTGCACTGCCGGCGGGCTCTACGGGTATTGGTATGCGTGGCTGTTTCTCGGCCTGACGCTCGTGGTGCTCGCCGTGAACGTCACCGTGATGCGGCTACGCAATCCAGGGTTATTGCGCCAACGATTGAAGCCGGATCGTCCCACGAAAAAATGGGACCGCCAATTCATGATCGTCGGCTTCGTCGCGAGCATCGGCATATTCGTCGTTGCGCCGCTCGACTTTTTTCTGATTCACGGACCCAACGTACCTCTCGCCTTCGTCATTGCCGGCGCCGTGCTCTACCTCGGAGGCAATGGCTTCATTGCCTGGGTCATGGGGGAAAACCCATTCCTCGAACGAACGGTGCGTATCCAAGAAGAGCGGCATCAAGTCGTGATAACGACGGGACCTTATGCAATCGTGCGTCATCCGATGTACACAGGGCTTCTCGTTGCGAGCGCAGGATGGCCGCTGGTGCTCGGGTCGTGGTGGGCTTTTTTGCCGGTGCTGGTGATGGATGTAGCGTTCGTCGTGCGCACGTACCACGAAGACCGCACGCTGCACGACGAACTGCCGGGATATCGAGAATACGCGCAGAAAACGCGCTATCGACTATTACCAGGAGTGTGGTAA
- a CDS encoding ABC-F family ATP-binding cassette domain-containing protein: MIRLDSIGKRHGKQILFVEASCAINRGEKIGLVGPNGSGKTTIFRMITREEQPDEGQISVDRGVTVGYFSQDVGEMTGKSIVAETMDGVGPVSKIAAELAELELALADPERADEMENLLEKYGQAQAQWTELDGYSLDAKAREILAGLGFSNELMDADVGTLSGGWKMRVALAKILLLRPDALLLDEPTNHLDIESIIWLEGFLQSYEGSIVITSHDRAFMNRLCTKILEIDGGDITTYTGNYDFYEKQRAIAGQQAEAQYERQQAMLAKEMRFIERFKTHAAKAAQVQSRVKKLDKIEKMEPPKKSKRPPMFDFRVPARSGEDVAKLEGVVKRFGNRTIYDGLNFLVRRRERWCVMGVNGAGKSTLLKIVAGTLEPDAGGAVVGASVKLGYFAQHAMDLLDPDATVMSTLTTAFPEASIGTMRTLAGCFGFSGDDIDKPCRVLSGGEKARLVLARMLYDPPNFLVLDEPTNHLDITTKEMLVEALSNFEGTMLFVSHDRHFLAALSNRVLELTPEGVHQYGGGYVEYVAASGHEAPGLRR, translated from the coding sequence ATGATCCGGCTCGACTCCATCGGTAAGCGCCACGGCAAGCAAATTCTTTTCGTCGAGGCGTCGTGTGCCATCAACCGCGGCGAAAAAATTGGCCTCGTTGGCCCCAACGGCTCGGGTAAAACCACCATCTTTCGCATGATCACGCGCGAAGAGCAGCCCGATGAAGGCCAAATCTCCGTCGATCGCGGCGTGACCGTCGGCTACTTCAGTCAAGACGTCGGCGAGATGACGGGCAAGAGCATCGTGGCTGAAACGATGGATGGCGTGGGGCCCGTGTCGAAAATCGCGGCCGAGCTTGCGGAGCTCGAGCTTGCGCTGGCGGATCCCGAAAGGGCCGACGAAATGGAAAACTTGCTCGAAAAATACGGGCAGGCGCAGGCGCAGTGGACCGAGCTCGATGGGTATTCGCTCGATGCGAAGGCGAGGGAAATTCTTGCGGGACTCGGCTTTTCAAACGAGCTCATGGATGCCGATGTCGGGACGCTCTCCGGCGGCTGGAAAATGCGCGTAGCGCTCGCGAAAATACTCCTTTTGCGCCCCGACGCGCTGCTGCTCGACGAACCGACGAACCACCTCGATATCGAATCGATCATATGGCTCGAGGGTTTTTTGCAGTCCTACGAAGGGTCGATCGTGATTACGTCGCACGATCGGGCCTTCATGAATCGTTTGTGCACAAAAATTCTCGAAATCGACGGTGGGGACATCACGACGTACACCGGCAATTACGACTTTTACGAAAAGCAGCGGGCGATTGCGGGGCAGCAGGCCGAGGCGCAATACGAGCGGCAGCAGGCGATGCTTGCGAAGGAAATGCGTTTCATCGAGCGGTTCAAGACGCATGCGGCGAAGGCGGCGCAGGTGCAGAGTCGCGTGAAAAAGCTCGACAAAATAGAGAAAATGGAGCCTCCGAAGAAGAGCAAGCGCCCGCCGATGTTCGATTTTCGCGTGCCTGCGCGGTCCGGCGAAGACGTGGCAAAGCTGGAAGGCGTGGTCAAGCGATTCGGCAATCGCACCATTTACGACGGCTTGAATTTTCTCGTGCGGCGGCGCGAGCGTTGGTGTGTGATGGGCGTCAACGGAGCGGGCAAGTCGACGCTGCTCAAGATCGTCGCCGGAACGCTCGAACCGGACGCGGGCGGCGCGGTGGTGGGCGCGAGCGTCAAGCTTGGGTATTTTGCCCAGCATGCAATGGATCTGCTCGATCCGGATGCGACGGTGATGAGTACGCTCACGACGGCCTTTCCCGAAGCGTCGATAGGGACGATGCGCACGCTTGCGGGCTGTTTTGGGTTTTCCGGCGACGACATCGACAAACCTTGCCGTGTGCTGTCCGGTGGCGAAAAGGCGCGGCTGGTGCTTGCGAGAATGCTCTACGATCCACCGAATTTTCTGGTCTTGGACGAGCCGACGAACCATTTGGACATCACGACCAAAGAGATGCTCGTCGAGGCATTGTCGAATTTCGAGGGAACGATGCTTTTCGTTTCACATGATCGGCATTTTCTGGCGGCGCTGTCGAATCGAGTGCTCGAATTGACGCCCGAAGGAGTGCATCAGTACGGTGGCGGGTATGTCGAATACGTCGCTGCGAGTGGTCATGAAGCGCCTGGGCTTCGGAGGTGA